From a region of the Pseudanabaena sp. ABRG5-3 genome:
- a CDS encoding UDP-N-acetylmuramoyl-L-alanyl-D-glutamate--2,6-diaminopimelate ligase — protein MRLGQLLALAGYQNSQPELDGLEVKRVITDSRACQDGDLFIGMTGTQVDGGKFAPQAIAQGAIAAIVSHEAHANLAIKDKAIAVDDVVVACSKLATAFYDYPAQKLKLVGVTGTNGKTTTTHLIEFLLQTQYAAALFGTLYTRWAGYSLTASHTTPFAVDLQAQLSQAIAAGCDVGLMEVSSHALDQRRVLGCPFEVAVFTNLTQDHLDYHKDLEAYFQAKSLLFSDTYLQGRAIINLDDPFGQRLVQTLTDKPVWTYSISNSQADFYTEDLTYLPNGATGTLHTPQGAITFKSPLVGRFNVENILAAIATALHMGMGLTEVISRLPEFKSVPGRVERVQVSDDQDVTVVVDYAHTPDSLENLLKAMRPFTQRELVCVFGCGGDRDRTKRPLMGGIAARLADRVYVTSDNPRTEDPQRILDDVVVGVKADIGDKPLTIEGDRHKCIQLAIAEAQAGDTILIAGKGHEDYQIIGREKIHFDDREEAQLALSNRQLGTH, from the coding sequence ATGCGTTTAGGACAATTGCTCGCGTTAGCAGGTTATCAAAATTCTCAGCCTGAACTAGATGGGCTAGAAGTAAAGCGTGTAATTACCGATTCGCGGGCTTGCCAAGATGGGGACTTGTTTATCGGCATGACGGGTACACAGGTAGATGGGGGCAAATTTGCACCACAGGCGATCGCACAGGGGGCGATCGCAGCCATTGTCTCCCATGAGGCTCATGCAAATTTAGCGATTAAGGACAAAGCGATCGCCGTTGATGATGTGGTTGTTGCTTGTAGCAAATTGGCGACCGCGTTTTATGACTATCCTGCTCAAAAGCTGAAACTGGTTGGCGTGACGGGGACAAATGGCAAAACGACGACGACCCACTTGATCGAGTTTTTATTGCAAACCCAATATGCTGCGGCTCTATTCGGCACACTCTATACCCGTTGGGCTGGCTATTCCCTGACCGCGAGCCATACCACCCCCTTTGCCGTGGATTTACAGGCGCAATTGTCCCAAGCGATCGCGGCGGGTTGTGATGTGGGATTGATGGAGGTTAGCTCCCATGCTCTCGATCAGAGGCGCGTGCTAGGTTGCCCCTTTGAGGTTGCCGTATTTACCAACTTGACCCAAGACCATTTGGACTACCACAAAGACCTAGAGGCTTATTTTCAGGCAAAGTCGCTCCTATTTAGCGATACCTATTTACAGGGTCGCGCCATCATTAATCTCGATGATCCCTTTGGGCAGCGATTAGTGCAAACCCTCACGGACAAACCAGTTTGGACATATAGTATTAGCAACTCTCAAGCCGATTTTTATACAGAGGATTTGACCTATCTGCCCAATGGCGCGACGGGAACCCTGCATACACCACAGGGAGCAATTACTTTCAAATCTCCATTAGTGGGGCGCTTTAACGTCGAAAATATCTTGGCAGCGATCGCGACGGCTTTGCATATGGGCATGGGCTTGACGGAAGTGATCAGCCGCTTGCCAGAATTCAAGAGTGTCCCTGGTCGCGTAGAACGAGTACAGGTCAGCGATGACCAAGACGTAACTGTGGTGGTGGACTATGCCCATACTCCTGACAGTCTCGAAAATCTCCTCAAGGCAATGCGTCCCTTTACGCAGCGTGAATTAGTCTGTGTATTTGGCTGTGGTGGCGATCGCGATCGCACCAAGCGCCCATTGATGGGGGGGATTGCCGCCCGACTCGCCGATCGCGTCTATGTCACTTCCGACAATCCTCGTACTGAAGATCCCCAAAGAATTCTTGATGATGTCGTAGTTGGGGTAAAGGCTGACATTGGTGATAAACCTCTGACCATTGAAGGCGATCGCCATAAATGTATCCAACTGGCGATCGCTGAAGCGCAAGCAGGCGATACGATTCTGATCGCAGGCAAAGGACATGAAGACTATCAAATTATTGGACGCGAAAAAATCCATTTTGACGATCGCGAAGAAGCACAATTAGCTTTGAGCAACCGTCAATTAGGTACTCACTAA
- the purN gene encoding phosphoribosylglycinamide formyltransferase, protein MSVKVLAVLASGSGSNLEAIAQVIHDGKLQAKIAVVIYNEPDAFARQRAEKFGIPAILVNHRDYKSRKALDLAIIDILKQYDVELVIMAGWMRIVTQVLIDAFPERILNIHPSLLPSFKGIHAIEQAFNYGVKITGCTVHLLSLEVDSGKILKQAAVPVLPEDSLADLQKRIQVQEHIIYPEAIAEYISTF, encoded by the coding sequence GTGAGCGTAAAGGTATTAGCCGTATTAGCTTCGGGAAGTGGTAGTAATTTAGAAGCGATCGCGCAAGTCATCCATGATGGAAAGCTGCAAGCTAAAATTGCTGTCGTGATCTATAACGAACCTGATGCTTTTGCGCGTCAACGTGCGGAAAAGTTTGGCATTCCTGCAATTTTAGTCAACCATCGCGATTACAAATCCCGCAAAGCGCTCGATCTGGCAATCATTGATATTCTCAAGCAGTACGATGTCGAACTAGTGATCATGGCAGGCTGGATGCGAATCGTCACTCAAGTTTTAATCGATGCCTTTCCCGAACGGATTCTGAATATTCATCCTAGTTTGTTACCGAGCTTTAAAGGTATTCATGCGATCGAGCAAGCCTTTAACTATGGTGTAAAAATCACGGGCTGTACGGTGCATTTGCTGAGCCTCGAAGTCGATAGTGGCAAAATCCTCAAACAAGCGGCAGTTCCTGTTTTGCCTGAGGACTCTCTCGCAGATTTACAAAAACGCATCCAAGTTCAGGAACATATCATTTATCCAGAGGCGATCGCTGAATATATAAGTACCTTCTAA
- the dusA gene encoding tRNA dihydrouridine(20/20a) synthase DusA: MTTLSEMPISTQKTGDRHPTYPLSIAPMMDRTDRHYRYFMRQITRRTLLYTEMVTSAAIKHGDKDYLLGFSPAENPLALQVGGDNPQDLAECARIAEAMGYDEINLNVGCPSDRVQSGHFGACLMKTPALVAKCIEAMIAATKIPVSVKHRIGVDDLDSYEDMQNFVRILSEAGCQRFSVHARKAWLQGLSPKDNREIPPLRYADVHRLKQEFPHLFIEINGGFTTLEQAHKQLQYVDAVMIGRAAYDNPYLFATSDREFFGDESPIRDRIEVAEAMIPYIDAWTSKGLKLNKITRHMLQLFHGQAGSRLWKRILTDKSCIVGAGSEVIREAIRAVTDICPHP; the protein is encoded by the coding sequence ATGACTACCCTTTCGGAAATGCCAATTTCTACACAGAAAACTGGCGATCGCCATCCTACCTATCCCCTCAGCATTGCGCCCATGATGGATCGCACCGATCGCCATTATCGCTATTTCATGCGCCAAATTACGCGACGGACTTTGCTCTATACAGAAATGGTGACGAGTGCCGCAATTAAGCATGGCGATAAGGACTATCTGTTGGGGTTCTCTCCTGCGGAAAATCCCCTTGCCTTGCAGGTGGGCGGCGATAATCCTCAGGATCTCGCTGAATGTGCGCGGATTGCCGAAGCGATGGGGTATGACGAAATTAATTTGAATGTGGGCTGTCCAAGCGATCGCGTCCAGAGTGGACATTTTGGCGCTTGTTTAATGAAAACGCCCGCTTTGGTAGCGAAATGTATTGAGGCAATGATTGCGGCAACCAAGATTCCCGTATCTGTTAAGCATCGCATCGGTGTTGATGATTTAGATAGCTATGAGGATATGCAAAATTTTGTACGCATCCTCTCAGAAGCTGGTTGTCAGCGTTTCTCAGTTCATGCGCGAAAGGCATGGCTACAGGGGCTCAGTCCCAAGGATAATCGCGAAATTCCACCTTTGCGTTATGCCGATGTGCATCGCTTAAAGCAAGAATTTCCGCATTTATTTATAGAAATTAATGGCGGATTTACGACTCTAGAGCAAGCCCATAAGCAGTTGCAGTATGTTGATGCGGTGATGATTGGTCGTGCCGCCTATGACAATCCTTATCTCTTTGCAACTAGCGATCGCGAGTTTTTTGGTGATGAGTCTCCCATTCGCGATCGCATTGAAGTTGCGGAAGCGATGATTCCCTATATCGATGCATGGACTAGTAAGGGATTGAAGTTAAATAAAATCACGCGCCATATGTTGCAACTGTTTCACGGTCAAGCTGGTAGCCGCCTTTGGAAACGCATTCTCACCGATAAATCCTGCATTGTTGGGGCAGGTTCCGAGGTGATTCGCGAGGCAATTAGAGCGGTTACGGACATCTGCCCTCACCCCTAG
- a CDS encoding CHAT domain-containing protein: MIATTCLLPSVMIAPSPMVAQTTTTQIIQDGESRSFPITLQTGQFVRILVQQQGIDVVVSLLNPDGKEIATSDSPNEDEGAEVISTIAQASGEYKLVIKALNPKSSGKFSFVIEDLRKATEADRQYIAAEIAFMTATKIGDGDQQQKQQAIAKYLEALPVFKAMGRTYWEALSLREVGNIYIDLGQYAEAINYHQQGLALYKQLANPKELARMLNSIGKSYEKLGDLRSAIAFYEQARSARKSISDPLGEGRTLHNLGYAYDTLGQPQEALGFYEQALKIWREQGNRKEEGNTLRNVGAVYRKLSDYAKALQFYQQALAINQEIGDRRDEGNILNSIGLVYNNLGQPNKALDFLRRSLAIAKQRKDLRAQSSILSNIGLAYRHLKELDKALESYFQAFQLALDTGDLGSQSVTLNNLASIAIEEKNYDDAMDFLQKALVVVRKVGDRVTEATILGNIGLVANYQGKTNQAFANYQQSLQLTRQAGNRRGESTTLSNMGSLMAAQGRMELTIYFYKLSVNVRESIRKDIRNLSREDQNAFKQSVSDVYRGLASILLEQGRVMEALQVLDLLKVQELQDYLQDVKGNDITAQGIELLPQEQSLSKLMTETASQANRLNNELDSLRKLPNPNDAQQARIAEITKIQLAATQKLVSLFDSNDVQTIEKNLKQNAIADNLKIRAYLSLQERLKSLIQTAQFPQRTALFYPLILGDRLELVIFIPDAAPIHRTVKVNQTELQNAIATFRSDLQDANSFDVQDSGKKLYEWMIQPIAADLQKHQVQTIIYAPDGQLRYIPLAALYDGKQWLIENYAINHITAINLFRLGSQTAFKPQVIAAAFSQGKYEFNVGEQKFAFTGLPFAGKEVENLGTIIPNTTKLFNSSFQRNEIIEPKRNYNIIHLATHAAFVSGKPEESFILLGNGDRLSLREIQNLKMPAVDLVVLSACQTALGGVVGGGEEILGFGYQMQRTGAKAAIASLWTVSDGGTQALMDIFYGELQKEKFSKVESLRQAQLSLIRNPKSEFNHPYYWSAFILIGNGF, encoded by the coding sequence ATGATTGCGACTACCTGCCTTTTGCCGTCGGTGATGATTGCGCCATCGCCAATGGTCGCACAGACAACAACAACTCAAATAATTCAAGATGGTGAGTCTCGTAGCTTTCCCATTACTTTGCAGACGGGGCAGTTTGTGCGGATTTTGGTACAACAGCAGGGAATTGATGTGGTAGTGTCCCTACTCAATCCTGACGGTAAAGAAATCGCGACTTCCGATAGTCCGAATGAAGATGAAGGTGCAGAGGTGATTTCGACGATCGCTCAAGCTTCGGGGGAATACAAACTAGTGATCAAGGCTTTAAATCCCAAATCATCGGGGAAATTTAGTTTTGTGATCGAGGATCTCCGCAAGGCGACCGAGGCAGATCGCCAATATATTGCTGCCGAAATTGCTTTTATGACAGCCACTAAAATTGGTGATGGCGATCAGCAGCAAAAGCAACAGGCGATCGCTAAATACCTCGAAGCTTTACCCGTATTTAAGGCGATGGGTCGCACCTATTGGGAAGCCCTTAGTCTTAGAGAAGTTGGGAATATTTACATTGATTTAGGTCAATATGCTGAAGCGATTAACTATCATCAGCAAGGTCTAGCACTGTATAAGCAATTGGCGAATCCCAAGGAATTAGCAAGAATGCTCAATAGTATTGGCAAAAGCTATGAAAAGCTGGGAGATCTCCGTAGCGCGATCGCCTTTTATGAACAGGCGAGATCGGCGCGGAAATCCATTAGCGATCCTTTGGGTGAAGGTAGAACTTTGCATAATTTGGGCTATGCCTACGATACGCTGGGACAGCCGCAAGAGGCTTTAGGATTTTATGAGCAGGCTCTCAAAATTTGGCGCGAACAAGGGAATCGTAAGGAGGAAGGGAATACTTTACGCAATGTCGGTGCAGTCTATCGGAAGCTCAGTGACTATGCCAAGGCGCTTCAATTCTATCAACAAGCCTTAGCCATTAATCAGGAAATAGGCGATCGCCGTGATGAAGGTAATATCCTCAACAGTATCGGTTTAGTCTATAACAACCTAGGGCAACCTAATAAGGCTCTAGATTTCTTACGTCGTTCTTTGGCGATCGCGAAGCAAAGAAAAGATCTCCGCGCTCAATCATCTATTCTCAGTAACATTGGACTTGCCTATCGCCACCTCAAGGAACTCGACAAAGCTTTAGAATCATATTTCCAAGCTTTCCAATTAGCTCTAGATACAGGGGATCTTGGCTCTCAGTCTGTTACTCTTAATAACCTTGCTTCGATTGCGATCGAAGAAAAAAACTATGACGATGCGATGGATTTTTTGCAAAAGGCTCTGGTAGTGGTCAGAAAAGTTGGCGATCGCGTCACTGAAGCGACGATTCTCGGCAATATTGGGCTTGTTGCTAATTACCAAGGTAAGACCAATCAAGCCTTTGCCAACTATCAGCAATCTCTCCAATTGACTCGTCAAGCGGGAAATCGGCGCGGAGAAAGTACTACCCTTTCAAATATGGGTAGCTTAATGGCAGCGCAGGGACGGATGGAATTAACCATTTATTTCTATAAGCTATCGGTGAATGTGCGTGAATCCATCCGTAAAGATATTCGCAATCTCTCCCGTGAAGATCAGAATGCGTTTAAACAATCCGTGTCCGATGTCTATCGTGGACTAGCCAGTATCCTCTTAGAACAGGGTCGGGTTATGGAAGCTTTGCAGGTACTCGATCTGCTAAAGGTGCAAGAGCTACAGGACTATCTCCAAGATGTGAAGGGCAATGATATCACTGCTCAGGGAATCGAACTCTTACCACAGGAGCAATCTCTCTCCAAACTGATGACGGAAACTGCTTCCCAAGCCAATAGACTCAACAATGAATTGGACTCATTGCGTAAGCTGCCTAATCCCAATGATGCTCAACAGGCAAGAATTGCGGAAATCACCAAAATCCAATTGGCAGCTACTCAAAAATTGGTGAGTTTATTTGATAGTAACGATGTGCAGACCATTGAGAAAAACCTCAAACAAAATGCGATCGCAGACAATCTCAAAATTAGAGCTTATCTCAGCCTCCAAGAACGTTTAAAAAGCCTGATCCAAACTGCCCAATTCCCCCAAAGGACGGCTCTATTTTATCCCTTGATTTTAGGCGATCGCCTTGAACTCGTGATATTTATTCCCGATGCAGCCCCAATCCATCGCACCGTCAAAGTTAATCAGACGGAATTGCAGAATGCGATCGCTACTTTTCGCAGTGACCTCCAAGATGCGAATTCTTTCGATGTTCAAGATTCAGGAAAGAAACTTTATGAATGGATGATTCAGCCGATTGCCGCAGATCTACAAAAACATCAAGTCCAAACCATTATCTATGCCCCCGATGGACAGTTGCGCTATATTCCTCTAGCCGCTCTCTACGATGGTAAACAATGGTTAATTGAGAACTATGCGATTAATCACATCACCGCAATTAATTTATTTCGTCTCGGTTCGCAAACTGCCTTCAAGCCTCAGGTGATTGCGGCGGCTTTTAGTCAAGGTAAGTATGAGTTTAATGTCGGCGAACAAAAATTTGCCTTTACAGGCTTACCCTTTGCGGGGAAAGAAGTTGAAAATTTAGGCACGATTATTCCTAATACAACCAAGTTATTTAACTCATCATTTCAGCGCAATGAAATCATCGAACCAAAACGCAATTACAACATTATCCACCTCGCTACCCATGCTGCGTTTGTTAGTGGAAAACCCGAAGAATCATTTATTCTCCTCGGCAATGGCGATCGCCTCAGTCTCCGCGAAATCCAAAATCTGAAAATGCCTGCGGTGGATTTAGTGGTATTAAGCGCTTGCCAAACGGCTCTAGGCGGCGTGGTGGGCGGCGGTGAAGAGATTTTAGGCTTTGGGTATCAAATGCAAAGAACGGGGGCAAAAGCAGCGATCGCATCGTTGTGGACTGTCTCCGATGGCGGTACTCAAGCCCTGATGGATATTTTTTATGGGGAATTACAAAAAGAGAAATTCTCCAAAGTAGAGAGTTTACGCCAAGCACAACTATCTCTCATCCGCAATCCCAAATCTGAATTCAATCATCCCTATTACTGGTCAGCCTTTATTCTAATTGGCAATGGATTTTAA
- a CDS encoding NACHT domain-containing protein, which yields MYELPKDRSRLLQESGQLDALELAEAELENHRKRYVEQPIRGVFEVLGDPNEVAKEVVAKYAVILGDPGSGKSTLLQYLALIWAERSVRDLPLYPLPLLLELRTYARDKQARKCKDIVSFIHGGNITCRLNQQELHEKLKNGDVIALFDGIDEVFDPALRDEVVTDIHRFTNEYPAVRSVATSRWLGYKAHRLRDAGFQHFMLQELNDEQMQDFVVRWHDLNFAEGADKDRKRERLQKAIRESRSIKELAGNPLLLTMMAILNRNQELPRDRPELYNQASRVLLHQWDVERALVEDRRIDPKTIDYRDKQAMLRKVAYYMQSSAKGLAGNLISAAQLESILTDYLKTIEVEKPREIARIMIGQLRTRNFILCDLGGDSYGFVHRTFLEYFCAWEFVWQFKESQTLTIEQLIHDVFGKHWQDESWHEVLRLISGMIEPRFVADIIDFLLEQEVDKSAFLDETISWEKMLKKEGLSNLLLASECFVEVRNRSLITATSSKLLKALQNEAEQETPYKFKSELASRLINTVASIWQDSSDTLLWLKKCLKFDQQLFIPESSVQEIAKGWKDDSDTLPWLKDRALNDQKYVRSAAVQEIAKGWKDDSDTLPWLKDRALNDRNWEVRRAAVQGIAKGWKDDSDTLPWLKERGLNDRNEFVRSAAVQEIAKGWKDDSDTLPWLKDRALNDQHWDVRIAAVQEIAKGWKDDSDTLPLLKDRALNDQDDDVRRAAVQEIVEGWKDDPQTFDFLCDRAIHDPFKREEDWEGNPRQTALEAILKYYSDKPQTLELLKAISNNDRDEKLKEFAKVELAKLSENPVGA from the coding sequence GTGTATGAGTTGCCGAAGGATCGATCGCGGCTGTTGCAGGAGAGTGGACAGTTGGATGCTTTGGAACTTGCGGAAGCGGAGTTAGAGAATCATCGCAAGCGCTATGTCGAGCAACCGATTCGGGGAGTGTTTGAGGTGTTGGGCGATCCGAATGAGGTGGCGAAGGAGGTCGTTGCTAAATATGCGGTGATCTTGGGCGATCCCGGTTCAGGAAAATCGACTCTGTTGCAATATCTGGCGTTGATTTGGGCGGAGCGATCTGTGCGAGATTTGCCTTTGTATCCCTTGCCGCTTTTGTTGGAGTTGCGTACCTATGCCCGTGATAAGCAAGCGAGGAAATGTAAGGATATTGTTTCGTTTATTCATGGTGGGAATATTACCTGTCGGCTGAATCAGCAGGAGTTGCATGAAAAGCTGAAGAATGGGGATGTCATTGCCCTTTTTGATGGGATTGATGAGGTGTTCGATCCTGCGTTGCGCGATGAGGTGGTGACGGATATCCATCGCTTTACGAATGAGTATCCTGCGGTGAGGTCTGTTGCGACTTCGCGATGGTTGGGTTATAAGGCTCATCGATTAAGGGATGCGGGGTTTCAGCATTTTATGCTGCAAGAGTTGAATGATGAGCAGATGCAGGATTTTGTGGTGCGTTGGCATGATCTGAATTTTGCGGAGGGTGCGGATAAGGATCGCAAGCGGGAGCGGTTGCAGAAGGCGATTAGGGAATCGCGATCGATTAAGGAGTTGGCGGGAAATCCTTTGTTATTGACGATGATGGCAATTCTCAATCGTAATCAGGAGTTACCGAGGGATCGTCCTGAACTGTACAACCAAGCTTCGAGGGTGTTGTTGCATCAGTGGGATGTGGAACGGGCGCTAGTGGAGGATCGGCGGATCGATCCGAAAACGATTGACTATCGCGATAAGCAGGCGATGTTGCGGAAGGTTGCCTATTATATGCAGTCGAGTGCGAAGGGTTTGGCGGGAAATTTGATTAGTGCGGCGCAGTTGGAGAGCATTTTGACGGATTACCTGAAGACGATTGAAGTGGAGAAGCCAAGGGAAATCGCCCGCATCATGATCGGTCAACTTCGCACACGCAATTTCATCCTCTGCGATCTGGGTGGGGATTCCTATGGTTTTGTGCATCGGACTTTTTTGGAATATTTTTGTGCTTGGGAGTTTGTTTGGCAGTTTAAGGAGTCGCAAACTCTGACGATTGAGCAGTTAATCCATGATGTGTTTGGGAAGCATTGGCAGGATGAGTCATGGCATGAGGTTTTACGATTGATTTCGGGGATGATTGAGCCGAGATTTGTTGCTGATATTATTGATTTTCTTTTGGAGCAGGAAGTTGATAAGAGCGCATTTTTAGATGAGACAATATCTTGGGAGAAGATGTTAAAAAAAGAAGGGTTATCTAATCTCTTGTTAGCATCTGAATGCTTTGTAGAGGTCAGAAATAGAAGTTTGATTACAGCGACATCAAGTAAATTACTAAAAGCATTACAAAATGAAGCCGAACAAGAAACTCCTTATAAGTTCAAGTCAGAATTGGCGAGTAGACTTATAAATACCGTCGCAAGTATATGGCAAGATAGCTCTGATACGTTACTTTGGCTAAAAAAATGCCTTAAGTTTGATCAACAACTCTTTATCCCAGAATCATCGGTACAAGAGATTGCCAAAGGCTGGAAAGATGACTCTGATACCCTTCCTTGGCTCAAAGACCGCGCTCTTAATGATCAGAAATATGTGCGAAGTGCGGCGGTACAAGAGATTGCCAAAGGCTGGAAAGATGACTCTGACACCCTTCCTTGGCTCAAAGACCGCGCTCTTAATGATCGGAATTGGGAAGTGCGAAGGGCGGCGGTACAAGGGATTGCCAAAGGCTGGAAAGATGACTCTGACACCCTTCCTTGGCTCAAAGAACGTGGTCTTAATGATCGGAATGAGTTTGTGCGAAGTGCGGCGGTACAAGAGATTGCCAAAGGCTGGAAAGATGACTCTGACACCCTTCCTTGGCTCAAAGACCGCGCTCTTAACGATCAGCATTGGGATGTGCGAATAGCGGCGGTACAAGAGATTGCCAAAGGCTGGAAAGATGACTCTGATACCCTTCCTTTGCTGAAAGACCGTGCTCTTAATGATCAGGATGATGATGTGCGAAGGGCGGCGGTACAAGAGATTGTCGAAGGCTGGAAAGATGACCCACAAACATTTGATTTTTTATGCGATCGCGCCATCCACGATCCATTCAAACGTGAAGAAGATTGGGAAGGTAATCCCCGCCAAACTGCACTAGAAGCAATCCTCAAATATTACAGCGATAAACCTCAAACATTGGAATTATTGAAGGCGATCTCTAACAACGATCGCGATGAAAAATTAAAGGAATTTGCGAAGGTAGAATTAGCAAAATTGAGTGAGAATCCTGTAGGGGCATAG
- a CDS encoding cytochrome c biogenesis CcdA family protein, producing the protein MLQFIETLVRSLPNWFYQLEQWADALVNSQLNQASWTSVGVVFLAGLVTSLTPCTLSMLPLTIGYIGGYESKSTWKAALQSAWFCLGFAIALTGFGLAAALLGKIYGQTAWGWSVVMGIIAIAMGLQLLEVISLRLPSFGNWEISQNLPKGLRSLLIGLSFGFVASPCSTPVLVTLLAWVSGSGNLLVGTEFLLAYAIGSVLPLAIAGTFTGIIKQFLELRRWSSWLNWGSGIILIGFGTLSILSKIT; encoded by the coding sequence ATGCTGCAATTTATCGAAACTTTAGTGAGATCGCTACCCAACTGGTTTTATCAACTTGAGCAATGGGCGGATGCTTTGGTAAATAGCCAACTCAATCAAGCCTCATGGACAAGTGTGGGAGTCGTGTTTTTAGCAGGACTAGTCACTAGTCTTACACCCTGCACCCTATCGATGTTACCGCTTACTATCGGCTATATTGGCGGCTATGAGTCAAAAAGCACATGGAAAGCGGCTTTACAGTCCGCTTGGTTCTGTTTGGGATTTGCGATCGCTCTGACAGGTTTTGGACTAGCGGCGGCTTTGCTTGGCAAAATCTATGGGCAGACGGCTTGGGGCTGGTCAGTGGTGATGGGAATAATTGCGATCGCAATGGGATTACAGCTATTGGAAGTAATTTCTTTACGCTTACCCAGCTTTGGTAATTGGGAAATATCACAAAATTTGCCCAAGGGATTGCGATCGCTATTAATTGGTTTATCCTTTGGCTTTGTCGCTTCACCTTGCAGCACACCAGTATTAGTCACGCTTTTAGCTTGGGTTTCAGGCTCAGGCAACTTACTTGTTGGCACAGAGTTTTTGTTAGCCTATGCGATCGGTTCGGTACTACCCTTAGCGATCGCAGGAACATTTACGGGCATCATCAAACAGTTTTTAGAATTGCGGCGTTGGTCAAGTTGGCTCAACTGGGGAAGCGGGATTATTCTGATTGGATTTGGAACTCTTTCCATTTTGAGTAAGATTACATAA
- the glcD gene encoding glycolate oxidase subunit GlcD — protein MTAIAPIPNISSPQTQTIDWQAIANAFIEIVGDRYVVRTREELLAYECDGLTSYKQQPAIAVLPNTTEEVAAVVKICDRYKLPFVARGSGTGLSGGALPLPESVLIITSRMRKILEVDLENQRVVVQPGVINNWVTQAVSGAGFYYAPDPSSQIICSIGGNVAENSGGVHCLKYGVTTNHVLGAKIVLPDGSIKDIGSKIPESPGYDLTGLFVGSEGTLGITTEVTLKILKSAESIQVLLADFTTVEAAGSTVSDVISAGIIPGGMEIMDNMSINAVEDTVATNCYPRDAASILLIEIDGLESEVAENAKRVEAICYQNGARNVTTASDPEQRLRLWKGRKAAFAAMGRLSPDYYVQDGVIPRTKLTYVLQEIARLSEEYGYYVANVFHAGDGNLHPLILYNNAEAGALETVEKLGGEILKLCVRVGGSISGEHGIGADKKCYMPEMFSESDLETMQWVREAFDPQGIANPTKILPTPRTCGEGAKPNHDNKYKLIDRF, from the coding sequence ATGACTGCGATCGCCCCCATCCCCAATATTTCCTCACCGCAAACACAAACTATTGATTGGCAAGCGATCGCTAATGCCTTTATTGAGATTGTTGGTGATCGCTATGTTGTCCGTACTCGCGAAGAGCTACTCGCCTACGAGTGCGACGGACTGACCAGCTACAAACAACAACCTGCGATCGCCGTTTTGCCAAATACTACTGAGGAAGTGGCGGCAGTGGTGAAAATATGCGATCGCTACAAACTTCCCTTTGTGGCGCGGGGTTCGGGGACAGGGCTATCAGGGGGCGCGTTACCCTTACCTGAATCAGTACTGATTATTACCTCACGGATGCGAAAGATCTTAGAAGTTGATCTCGAAAACCAGCGCGTCGTCGTGCAACCGGGGGTAATCAATAATTGGGTAACGCAAGCTGTCAGTGGTGCAGGCTTCTACTATGCGCCCGATCCTTCTAGCCAAATCATCTGCTCTATTGGTGGTAATGTTGCCGAAAACTCAGGGGGCGTACATTGCTTGAAATATGGCGTGACGACCAATCATGTGCTGGGGGCAAAAATAGTATTACCCGATGGCTCAATTAAAGATATCGGTAGCAAAATCCCTGAAAGTCCGGGCTATGATCTCACGGGGCTTTTCGTTGGTTCCGAAGGAACCCTTGGCATTACCACCGAAGTTACTTTAAAGATTCTCAAATCGGCAGAATCCATTCAAGTTCTTTTAGCAGATTTCACCACCGTCGAAGCCGCAGGCTCAACTGTGTCTGACGTAATCAGTGCTGGCATCATTCCAGGGGGCATGGAAATCATGGACAACATGAGTATCAATGCCGTAGAGGATACGGTTGCCACCAATTGCTATCCCCGTGACGCAGCGTCCATTCTCTTAATTGAGATTGATGGCTTAGAGAGCGAAGTTGCTGAAAATGCGAAACGAGTTGAAGCCATTTGTTATCAAAATGGAGCTAGAAATGTAACGACAGCTAGTGATCCTGAACAAAGGCTCAGACTCTGGAAGGGCCGAAAGGCAGCCTTTGCGGCGATGGGTCGTCTCAGTCCTGACTACTATGTGCAGGACGGTGTGATTCCCCGCACAAAGTTGACCTATGTGTTGCAAGAGATTGCCAGACTGAGTGAAGAATATGGCTACTATGTTGCCAATGTTTTCCATGCAGGTGACGGGAATTTACATCCATTAATTTTGTATAACAATGCTGAAGCTGGTGCTTTAGAAACCGTAGAAAAACTAGGCGGCGAGATCCTCAAACTCTGTGTGCGCGTAGGTGGCAGCATTTCGGGCGAACATGGTATCGGTGCGGATAAGAAATGCTATATGCCAGAGATGTTTAGCGAGTCAGATTTGGAAACGATGCAATGGGTGCGTGAGGCGTTTGACCCGCAAGGTATTGCTAATCCCACCAAGATTTTGCCAACTCCGCGCACCTGTGGTGAAGGCGCAAAACCGAATCATGATAATAAGTACAAATTAATAGACCGTTTCTAA